One genomic window of Triticum aestivum cultivar Chinese Spring unplaced genomic scaffold, IWGSC CS RefSeq v2.1 scaffold67685, whole genome shotgun sequence includes the following:
- the LOC123176719 gene encoding proline-rich protein 4-like: MAVSRALVLGVLLAIAVANAEAASVVVGQVKCADCTRKNLKAEEAFKDLQVAIKCKNVHRDYESKAVGALDRTGAFSVPLAADLHGADCVAQLHSAASNAPCSGQEPSKIVPVSEGTTFGVMAGANTATLSAASPECASMTLCGLIKKHIIEHFHHKKPVLPKPEPKPQPHPDYGPVPKPEPKPQPQPDYHPVPPTPTYGGGGGGGYHGHH; encoded by the exons ATGGCAGTTTCGAGAGCGCTCGTCCTCGGCGTCCTGCTGGCGATCGCCGTCGCCAATGCCGAGGCAGCGTCCGTCGTGGTCGGCCAGGTCAAGTGCGCCGACTGCACCAGGAAGAACTTGAAGGCCGAGGAAGCCTTCAAGG ATCTTCAGGTGGCGATCAAGTGCAAGAACGTCCACCGCGACTACGAGAGCAAGGCAGTGGGTGCCCTGGACCGCACCGGCGCCTTCAGCGTGCCCCTGGCCGCCGACCTCCATGGCGCCGACTGCGTCGCGCAGCTCCACAGCGCTGCCTCCAACGCGCCGTGCTCCGGCCAGGAGCCATCCAAGATCGTGCCGGTGTCCGAGGGCACCACCTTCGGCGTCATGGCCGGCGCCAACACTGCCACGCTGTCCGCGGCGTCGCCTGAGTGCGCGTCCATGACCCTGTGCGGGCTGATCAAGAAGCACATCATCGAGCACTTCCACCACAAGAAGCCCGTGctgcccaagccggagcccaagcccCAGCCCCACCCGGACTACGGCCCCGTGCCCAAACCCGAGCCCAAGCCGCAGCCCCAGCCGGACTACCACCCCGTCCCTCCCACGCCcacctatggcggcggcggcggcggtggatacCACGGCCACCACTGA